A region of Desulfolithobacter dissulfuricans DNA encodes the following proteins:
- the tilS gene encoding tRNA lysidine(34) synthetase TilS, with translation MHPLEQKIYRTIVDQELFDQGARLVIGVSGGPDSMALLHLLAALRPSFPCSPVAVYVDHGLRPGETPAECQAVEQAAGILDLPFETICVDTEKCSRERGLSLEHAARELRYAALEEVAGRYRASRLAVAHTADDQVEEVLIRLLRGSGRCGLSGMRMRRGRVIRPLLATPKADLLRYLQDRNIAFCQDSSNRDRRFLRNRIRLDLLPLLEREYDPGVRKALLKTAENLAEDEAFLDSQTADAWQRLVRPTNPVPTGEPGYLLERSGLCVLHPALQRRLVERLLWELGARPRYEHIIMVLTAARQGTIGSELHLSQGLRVEVQRDFLSFSYPRGRGSWRGRLSGSI, from the coding sequence ATGCATCCTCTGGAACAGAAAATATACCGGACCATCGTCGACCAGGAGCTGTTTGACCAGGGTGCCCGCCTGGTGATCGGGGTTTCCGGAGGACCGGACTCCATGGCCCTGCTCCATCTCCTGGCTGCTCTGCGTCCCTCCTTTCCCTGTTCCCCTGTCGCTGTATACGTGGACCATGGATTGCGGCCCGGGGAGACACCGGCTGAGTGTCAGGCCGTGGAACAGGCGGCCGGCATTCTTGACCTTCCTTTCGAGACCATTTGTGTGGACACGGAGAAATGTTCCAGGGAACGGGGACTTTCCCTGGAACATGCGGCCCGCGAGCTGCGCTACGCGGCCCTGGAAGAGGTGGCCGGGCGCTACAGGGCCTCCCGCCTTGCCGTGGCCCATACCGCCGATGACCAGGTGGAGGAGGTCCTGATCCGTCTGCTGCGAGGCAGTGGCCGCTGCGGGCTTTCCGGCATGCGGATGCGGCGCGGCAGAGTTATCCGTCCCCTGCTGGCGACACCCAAGGCGGATCTGCTTCGCTATCTCCAGGACAGGAATATCGCCTTTTGTCAGGATTCCAGCAACCGGGACCGTCGCTTTCTGCGCAACCGGATCCGTCTTGACCTTTTGCCCCTGCTGGAACGGGAATATGATCCCGGGGTGCGCAAGGCCCTGCTCAAGACGGCTGAAAACCTGGCCGAGGATGAGGCATTTCTCGACAGCCAGACTGCGGACGCCTGGCAGCGGCTGGTCCGGCCAACCAATCCCGTTCCGACCGGTGAGCCGGGCTATCTTCTTGAGCGCAGCGGCTTATGCGTTCTCCACCCCGCCCTGCAGCGGCGGCTGGTGGAGAGGCTGCTCTGGGAGCTTGGCGCCAGACCCCGCTATGAACATATCATCATGGTACTCACTGCGGCTCGTCAGGGTACCATCGGCAGTGAACTGCATCTCAGCCAGGGCCTGCGGGTCGAGGTGCAGCGTGATTTCCTTAGTTTTTCCTACCCCCGTGGTCGCGGCAGCTGGCGCGGCCGTCTGTCTGGCAGTATCTGA
- a CDS encoding TorD/DmsD family molecular chaperone, which translates to MALAEMNSMAERKPLLSFLKRIFLKEIDKDILMDLQQIPVDTVSNDLDQGFSLITQAAKTNNSRMDDYLEELAVEFSRLFIGPTHPPAVPFASFYLSENRILMSEITIKVRKQYLEAGLTVHNLYQIPEDHISFEMEFMEYLIDRSLELHSLGDDEQVESLKNLTERFFYDHLTVWVPDFSDSIIEHTKEDFYQGAALILKETCSQDW; encoded by the coding sequence ATGGCACTGGCTGAAATGAATAGCATGGCTGAAAGAAAGCCTCTATTAAGTTTTCTGAAAAGAATTTTTCTTAAAGAAATAGATAAAGATATCTTAATGGATCTGCAACAGATACCTGTTGACACTGTTAGTAATGACCTGGATCAGGGCTTTAGTCTTATCACCCAGGCCGCGAAAACGAACAACAGTCGGATGGACGATTATCTCGAAGAGCTGGCCGTGGAATTTTCACGGCTATTTATTGGCCCGACACATCCTCCAGCTGTTCCCTTTGCCTCCTTTTACCTTTCGGAAAATCGTATATTGATGTCAGAAATCACGATCAAAGTGAGGAAACAATACCTGGAGGCTGGCCTGACGGTACATAATTTATATCAAATACCCGAAGACCACATCAGCTTTGAGATGGAATTCATGGAATATCTTATTGACCGATCTCTTGAATTGCATAGCCTCGGTGACGACGAACAGGTTGAGAGTCTAAAAAATTTAACAGAAAGATTCTTTTACGATCATCTTACGGTATGGGTGCCCGATTTTTCTGATTCAATTATTGAACATACAAAGGAAGATTTTTATCAAGGTGCTGCTCTTATCCTGAAGGAAACCTGCAGCCAGGATTGGTAA
- a CDS encoding molybdopterin dinucleotide binding domain-containing protein has protein sequence MYESKPPFEIMNLLAKKLSDLGDPDIKGEDFWEKYGKEEDFVDEMLAVSPGRPNVGRPLPYPQYPEGYKLYGTPDSLEKGDAKVDHKSKKVYGTPLTVEWLRNNHGVAIWPMSWYRYRKHDADEPNHFFPKTSSKMIEFVWDYKEGGKRMGRYAKYNKKIEEAGGDVPLGLQEIGFKKYPSAFFWFETKWNPYTNPDYKTYAKDYPFQVIGGKVHHSMSGTQMVPWLGQVKAEGTWQPLNDTFEAEVPEASPEEGFKNTTMKFPANSYSVGTIMINDGDAKNLGLVTGDLVELTNPLGKSTRGKIFATGGIRPGVIKLGFGAGGRWSPGMGPAYQSRKYTPYHNILIDPDALSPIMGFPAFADMIVKIKKV, from the coding sequence TTGTATGAGAGCAAGCCGCCTTTTGAAATCATGAACCTGCTGGCAAAAAAACTCAGTGATTTGGGAGACCCGGATATCAAGGGAGAAGATTTCTGGGAAAAGTATGGCAAAGAGGAAGACTTTGTCGATGAAATGCTTGCGGTTTCACCCGGCAGACCCAATGTGGGTCGTCCTCTGCCGTATCCGCAATATCCTGAAGGATACAAACTTTATGGCACCCCGGATTCCCTTGAAAAGGGTGACGCCAAGGTCGACCACAAGAGCAAAAAGGTTTACGGAACCCCGCTCACAGTGGAATGGCTGCGCAATAATCATGGAGTGGCAATCTGGCCGATGAGTTGGTACCGGTATCGCAAACATGATGCAGACGAACCGAACCACTTCTTTCCCAAGACTTCAAGCAAGATGATTGAGTTCGTCTGGGATTATAAAGAAGGTGGAAAACGAATGGGCCGTTATGCCAAATACAACAAAAAAATCGAGGAAGCTGGTGGCGATGTACCTCTTGGCCTGCAGGAGATTGGCTTCAAAAAGTACCCCAGCGCCTTTTTCTGGTTTGAAACCAAGTGGAATCCATACACCAACCCTGACTATAAAACATACGCCAAGGATTACCCTTTCCAGGTTATCGGCGGCAAGGTCCATCATTCCATGAGTGGCACCCAGATGGTACCCTGGCTTGGACAGGTCAAGGCGGAAGGGACCTGGCAGCCGCTGAACGACACCTTTGAGGCCGAGGTGCCTGAGGCATCCCCTGAAGAAGGCTTCAAAAATACAACAATGAAGTTTCCGGCAAACAGTTACTCGGTGGGCACCATCATGATAAACGACGGTGATGCCAAAAATCTTGGCTTGGTTACCGGAGATCTTGTGGAATTGACCAACCCGCTGGGCAAATCAACGCGTGGTAAAATCTTTGCCACCGGTGGTATTCGTCCCGGGGTCATCAAGCTTGGATTCGGTGCTGGTGGCCGATGGAGCCCTGGAATGGGACCTGCCTACCAGAGCAGAAAGTACACTCCGTACCACAACATATTGATTGATCCCGATGCATTGAGTCCGATCATGGGTTTTCCGGCCTTTGCTGATATGATCGTCAAGATCAAAAAAGTTTAA
- a CDS encoding IS1595 family transposase produces MKMPAVSLLEWQKKFGSEEACAAELAKVRWPDGFFCPRCGSRKASYISTRHLYQCSKCRHQVSITAGTIFHATKISLVKWFWAIYLTASDKGGISALRLAKHLGVSWLTAYRMLRKIRMAMAHRDSIYRLKGFIELDDTYVGGKRSGKRGRGAEGKKPVLVAVEMHPDKGAGFTAMKAVETISHDTVQSFLTRKLLTGQKVKTDALPALTVVGTSQQHEKKITPPEEAAKWLPMVHVIIGNMKAFLTGTFHGVSLKYLQEYLDEFCYRFNRRFWEPELPMRLLNACLAHVPVTKAEFG; encoded by the coding sequence ATGAAGATGCCAGCAGTCTCCTTGTTGGAGTGGCAGAAAAAATTTGGCAGTGAAGAAGCGTGTGCGGCCGAGTTGGCAAAAGTGCGATGGCCGGATGGCTTTTTCTGCCCAAGATGCGGCAGCCGAAAAGCAAGCTATATTTCCACCAGACATCTCTACCAATGCTCCAAGTGTCGCCACCAAGTGTCCATCACCGCTGGTACAATTTTTCATGCCACAAAAATTTCACTCGTCAAATGGTTCTGGGCAATTTATCTCACCGCCTCCGATAAGGGTGGCATTTCTGCTCTGCGTCTTGCCAAGCACCTGGGTGTTTCCTGGCTGACCGCATACCGAATGTTGCGAAAAATCCGGATGGCCATGGCTCATCGCGATTCCATATACCGCCTTAAAGGGTTTATTGAACTCGATGATACTTATGTAGGTGGCAAACGATCCGGCAAGCGAGGGCGAGGTGCAGAAGGTAAAAAGCCTGTACTGGTGGCGGTTGAAATGCACCCGGATAAAGGTGCCGGCTTTACGGCTATGAAGGCTGTGGAGACAATTTCCCATGATACGGTGCAGTCTTTCCTTACCAGAAAGCTGCTTACCGGGCAAAAGGTTAAAACCGATGCTTTGCCGGCTCTGACTGTGGTTGGAACGAGCCAGCAGCATGAGAAAAAGATTACACCACCAGAGGAAGCCGCCAAATGGTTGCCTATGGTCCATGTGATCATCGGTAATATGAAAGCCTTTCTTACGGGCACCTTTCATGGGGTAAGCCTCAAGTATCTGCAAGAATATCTGGACGAATTCTGTTACCGATTCAATCGAAGATTCTGGGAGCCGGAATTGCCCATGCGTTTGCTCAACGCTTGCTTGGCCCATGTTCCGGTGACTAAAGCTGAATTTGGTTAA
- a CDS encoding 4Fe-4S dicluster domain-containing protein: MMSDVEPQWLRTRQKQSKEATMEDDRKKERRVFLKSAGAVLVGSAAVTGLMTETAVARKGKGKGKKRPRWGMVIDIRRCVGCYSCQITCKMENSLPMVGFGAWVTTMEKGSFPEAKRPFLPHLCNHCEGTETVGRMLVPPCVKACPEYPKPTREIYITPEGKKIRYSIGATYKRPDGAILYNNELCIGCGKCIKACPYGARFFNPNVRLTRKDKEGPFGIGKCTFCIHRLDQGLEPACVKSCVGRARIFGDLSDPESEVSKLIKENKTKVLLPEKNTSPNVYYIDLDDELAALNEHANPKI, encoded by the coding sequence ATGATGTCGGATGTGGAGCCGCAATGGTTGCGGACACGCCAAAAGCAAAGCAAGGAGGCCACGATGGAAGACGACCGTAAAAAAGAAAGAAGAGTATTTTTAAAAAGCGCCGGTGCGGTGCTGGTCGGAAGTGCGGCTGTCACAGGCCTGATGACCGAAACAGCTGTGGCGAGAAAGGGCAAAGGAAAGGGTAAAAAGAGACCACGCTGGGGCATGGTCATCGATATCCGAAGATGTGTTGGCTGCTACTCATGCCAGATTACCTGTAAAATGGAAAATTCCTTGCCGATGGTTGGGTTTGGCGCCTGGGTTACCACCATGGAAAAAGGAAGCTTTCCCGAGGCGAAGCGTCCTTTTCTACCCCACCTCTGTAACCATTGCGAGGGGACAGAAACGGTTGGCCGCATGCTGGTGCCCCCCTGTGTCAAGGCCTGTCCCGAGTACCCCAAGCCAACCAGAGAGATATATATCACTCCGGAAGGGAAAAAAATACGCTACAGCATCGGGGCAACCTATAAACGACCTGATGGCGCTATTCTTTACAATAACGAGTTGTGCATAGGATGCGGTAAATGCATCAAGGCCTGTCCATATGGCGCACGCTTTTTCAACCCAAATGTTCGCCTGACCAGAAAAGACAAGGAAGGTCCTTTCGGCATAGGAAAGTGCACCTTCTGCATTCACAGGCTGGACCAGGGACTTGAACCTGCCTGCGTGAAAAGCTGCGTGGGGCGTGCAAGGATTTTTGGTGATCTCAGTGATCCTGAAAGCGAAGTGTCCAAGCTGATAAAGGAAAACAAGACAAAGGTGCTCCTTCCTGAAAAAAATACCAGCCCAAATGTCTATTACATCGATCTTGACGATGAACTGGCCGCCCTGAACGAACATGCCAATCCCAAGATATGA
- a CDS encoding cytochrome c3 family protein — MGKKAKTVIRRSERWKKPILIFLIIFAIIIVTVMVSVESYTGTPGFCGTSCHIMDPAYQSWKRDKHGEESAKHTVACVQCHYAPGERKTFKAKFKGLGQLFTYMATHEKEVRKQTHIDDRSCMTAECHPRDKFFTKKIKFSKREGVIPFTHNTHYEKPINGQEMHCTSCHQKVPGSNKHFEVSKKLCFTCHFRNTKFNEDRAKCEICHLIPTKPLQKQKSEEGSSINNDDQPITHQSLAARNVSCASCHLDIVGGTDNLKPQACETCHADPEVLAKKNNLPLMHEKHVAEQKAGCFDCHVPKQHKKTNYVEAIRQNCAACHPEQHLYQAQLIEGPEREGVPKTPGLMHEVTTNCLACHVRKKDLKGTVVLQGDARTCVSCHKEGHLEMIERWKKEIAEGIKQAVALQKEAFQAIEQAQSDQLSPEVINEARALYEKGLKDLHLVQYGNGVHNKKYSLMVLNNASINFEDAIILIEDEQ, encoded by the coding sequence ATGGGTAAAAAAGCAAAAACAGTAATAAGGAGATCGGAAAGGTGGAAAAAACCAATTCTGATCTTTCTGATCATTTTCGCCATTATTATTGTCACCGTCATGGTCTCGGTTGAATCATACACAGGAACGCCGGGCTTTTGCGGGACATCCTGTCATATCATGGACCCAGCCTACCAGAGTTGGAAGAGAGACAAACATGGTGAAGAATCGGCAAAACATACGGTAGCGTGTGTGCAATGTCATTACGCACCCGGAGAAAGAAAAACGTTCAAGGCAAAATTCAAAGGATTAGGCCAACTTTTTACTTATATGGCCACTCACGAAAAGGAGGTACGGAAGCAAACACATATTGATGACCGGAGCTGCATGACTGCTGAATGTCATCCTCGTGACAAATTTTTTACAAAAAAAATAAAATTTTCTAAACGAGAAGGTGTTATTCCATTTACACATAACACTCATTATGAAAAGCCAATCAATGGGCAGGAAATGCACTGTACATCCTGTCATCAAAAGGTTCCTGGGAGCAACAAGCATTTTGAAGTGAGCAAAAAACTATGCTTCACTTGTCATTTTCGAAACACCAAATTTAACGAAGATCGAGCCAAGTGTGAGATATGTCATCTCATTCCAACCAAACCGTTACAAAAACAGAAAAGTGAAGAAGGTAGTTCAATCAATAATGATGATCAACCTATAACTCATCAGAGTTTAGCTGCCAGAAATGTATCATGTGCAAGTTGCCATCTGGACATTGTAGGTGGTACTGACAACCTGAAACCTCAGGCCTGCGAGACGTGTCACGCTGATCCGGAAGTTCTGGCCAAGAAAAACAACCTTCCTCTGATGCATGAAAAACACGTTGCAGAGCAAAAGGCCGGCTGTTTCGACTGCCACGTTCCCAAACAGCATAAAAAAACAAATTATGTGGAAGCGATCCGCCAAAACTGTGCTGCCTGTCACCCCGAGCAACATCTTTATCAGGCTCAGCTCATTGAAGGGCCGGAGCGTGAAGGAGTGCCTAAGACTCCTGGCCTGATGCACGAGGTCACAACAAACTGCCTGGCCTGTCATGTAAGAAAAAAGGATCTAAAAGGGACCGTGGTGCTTCAGGGTGATGCCAGAACCTGTGTCTCCTGTCACAAAGAGGGCCACCTGGAAATGATCGAGCGGTGGAAAAAGGAGATAGCCGAAGGAATCAAACAGGCTGTTGCTCTTCAGAAAGAAGCGTTTCAGGCAATAGAACAAGCGCAATCGGATCAACTTTCACCTGAGGTGATAAACGAGGCCAGGGCTCTTTACGAGAAAGGACTCAAGGACCTCCATCTTGTCCAATACGGCAACGGTGTTCACAACAAGAAATATTCACTCATGGTCCTTAACAATGCTTCAATCAACTTTGAGGATGCAATAATCCTCATTGAGGATGAACAGTAA
- the istA gene encoding IS21 family transposase produces MIHKIKALHSNGSGMSIRGIARRLGISRNTVRKYLAMSEEEIQARQSNRERRKLLDPHRAYIRHLMESFPGLSAVKIHRKLKEKHPDLPVSIRTVRRYVARLKQTSTLKQERYYEPVLDMVPGVQCQVDPGELRGVLVACQPTTVYFVVFVLSYSRLMYVGLSPRPIDTGTFIRMHDAAFRYFGGRPEECVYDQTRLVVIKERYRELTLNEQFHGYATVAGFRIRACEGYDPESKGKVEAGVRYVKGNGLAGEHFDSWADLEAYMAEWLDATANARKHGSTGESPRQRYERDERRHMRPYLTPSIDFTPACRETRKADKTGLVSWKSNRYSVPMRYQRATVGVREEQDFLVFLDLETGEEITRHALCHGRGQVIKKKSHYRDKARRIADCEAEIQRRLGDDGIRMSALLKKGAPDIYKDQLTGLIRLLDRHGIPAPLLAHLLDQPRLTTSRIEDYLEAYRKRPDLLDELRTGQEPRERPAAAADSATRAMLRPYAAICETGEVSDAVH; encoded by the coding sequence ATGATACACAAAATCAAAGCGTTACATAGCAATGGGTCGGGGATGTCCATCCGTGGCATTGCGCGACGGCTGGGGATCTCCCGCAACACGGTCCGGAAGTACCTGGCCATGTCCGAAGAGGAGATCCAGGCCCGGCAGAGCAACCGTGAGAGGCGCAAGCTCCTCGATCCCCACCGGGCCTACATCCGGCATCTCATGGAGTCGTTTCCCGGCTTGAGCGCGGTGAAGATCCACCGCAAACTTAAGGAGAAACACCCTGACCTGCCGGTGTCGATCCGGACGGTGCGAAGATACGTGGCCCGGCTCAAGCAGACCTCCACGCTCAAGCAGGAGCGCTATTACGAGCCGGTTCTGGACATGGTCCCCGGGGTCCAATGCCAGGTGGACCCCGGGGAGTTGCGGGGAGTCCTGGTGGCCTGCCAGCCGACGACCGTCTACTTCGTGGTCTTTGTCCTCTCCTATTCGAGGCTGATGTACGTGGGGCTTTCTCCCCGGCCTATCGACACCGGCACGTTCATCCGCATGCACGACGCAGCGTTTCGGTACTTCGGCGGTCGGCCCGAGGAGTGCGTCTACGACCAGACCAGGCTGGTGGTGATCAAGGAACGCTACCGGGAGCTGACCCTCAACGAGCAGTTCCATGGCTATGCCACCGTAGCCGGTTTCCGGATCCGGGCCTGCGAGGGATACGACCCCGAGAGCAAGGGCAAGGTGGAAGCCGGGGTCCGGTACGTAAAGGGTAATGGACTGGCCGGGGAGCATTTCGACTCCTGGGCCGACCTGGAAGCCTATATGGCCGAATGGCTCGACGCCACGGCCAACGCCAGAAAGCACGGCAGCACTGGCGAGTCACCGCGGCAGCGCTACGAGCGGGACGAACGGCGCCACATGCGGCCCTACCTCACCCCGAGCATCGACTTCACCCCCGCCTGCCGGGAGACCCGCAAGGCGGACAAGACCGGGCTCGTCTCCTGGAAGAGCAACCGTTACTCGGTGCCCATGCGTTACCAGCGCGCCACGGTGGGGGTGCGCGAGGAGCAGGACTTCCTGGTGTTCCTGGACCTGGAGACCGGCGAGGAGATCACGCGGCACGCCCTGTGTCACGGCCGGGGCCAGGTGATCAAGAAGAAGTCCCACTACCGGGACAAGGCCCGGCGGATCGCCGACTGCGAGGCGGAGATCCAGCGCCGCCTGGGCGACGACGGCATCCGCATGAGCGCCCTGCTCAAGAAGGGCGCGCCGGACATCTACAAGGACCAGCTGACCGGCCTGATCCGCCTGCTGGACCGCCACGGGATCCCGGCCCCCCTGCTGGCGCATCTCCTCGACCAGCCGCGCCTGACCACCTCCCGCATCGAGGACTACCTGGAGGCGTACCGGAAGCGCCCGGACCTGCTCGACGAACTGCGGACAGGCCAGGAGCCCCGGGAGCGGCCGGCAGCCGCGGCCGACAGCGCCACCAGGGCCATGCTGCGCCCATACGCCGCTATCTGCGAGACAGGGGAGGTGAGCGATGCCGTCCATTGA
- the istB gene encoding IS21-like element helper ATPase IstB, with translation MPSIETTVAKFRGLRCTSIAAGLPDLLAAAETNEVSYLEFADMLVEHERRQRNHKRILRNRKAAGFPTIKRLEEFDYRYQTTITKRQVNALLDFSFIDNRENLIFIGPPGVGKTHLAIGIGHKAVEAGYKVLFTRAAELVESLDLALAKGELKARITALAKNDLLIIDELGYLPMNKTALYNLFQLVNSLYEYRSIVVTTNKEFTAWGDFFHDDNVAVPIIDRLVHHSRVFMLGGESYRLRQKLTG, from the coding sequence ATGCCGTCCATTGAGACCACCGTTGCCAAGTTCCGCGGCCTGCGCTGTACCAGCATCGCCGCCGGCCTCCCGGACCTGCTCGCCGCCGCCGAGACCAACGAGGTCTCATACCTGGAGTTCGCCGACATGCTGGTGGAGCACGAGCGCCGGCAGCGCAACCACAAGCGCATCCTCCGCAACCGCAAGGCGGCGGGCTTCCCCACAATCAAGCGGCTGGAGGAGTTCGACTACAGATACCAGACCACCATCACCAAGCGCCAGGTCAACGCCCTGCTCGATTTCTCCTTCATCGACAACCGCGAGAACCTGATCTTCATCGGCCCCCCGGGCGTGGGCAAGACCCACCTGGCCATCGGCATCGGCCACAAGGCCGTCGAGGCCGGCTACAAGGTCCTCTTCACCCGGGCCGCCGAACTGGTGGAGTCGCTCGACCTGGCCCTGGCCAAGGGCGAGCTCAAGGCCAGGATAACGGCCCTGGCCAAGAACGACCTCCTGATCATCGACGAGCTCGGCTACCTGCCCATGAACAAAACCGCGCTCTACAACCTCTTCCAACTCGTCAACAGCCTGTACGAGTACCGCTCCATCGTCGTCACCACCAACAAGGAGTTCACCGCCTGGGGCGACTTCTTCCACGACGACAACGTGGCGGTGCCCATCATCGACCGCCTGGTCCACCACTCCCGCGTCTTCATGCTCGGCGGCGAGAGCTACAGGCTGCGCCAGAAGCTGACAGGGTGA
- a CDS encoding DUF2202 domain-containing protein, producing MKTKTTFFSAAAFALSLGLMGLPVKSDARGPGNPAAPCAVRNVQGGGMATIIANLPQEELSSEEAAGLSKMREEEKLARDVYRVLSDQWNLPIFNNIAQSEQRHMDMVKILLDRYELADPVTDSSVGVFTDPQLQELYDALVARGKVSLVEALQVGATIEDLDIKDLQDLLARTDNQDIRTVYQNLCKGSRNHLRAFISQLSLNNSSYEAQYLTPEEVEAISTSPMERGMVNADGVQVFGPGAGRGMGRIMQQNITK from the coding sequence ATGAAAACAAAAACAACATTCTTTTCCGCGGCCGCGTTCGCGCTTTCCCTTGGACTCATGGGCCTTCCCGTCAAATCAGATGCCCGTGGCCCCGGAAACCCGGCCGCTCCCTGCGCTGTCCGGAACGTCCAGGGTGGGGGCATGGCCACCATCATTGCCAATCTGCCCCAGGAGGAGCTGAGCAGCGAAGAAGCTGCCGGTCTGAGCAAAATGCGGGAAGAGGAAAAGCTGGCCCGTGATGTGTACAGGGTACTTTCAGACCAGTGGAACCTGCCTATCTTCAATAATATTGCCCAGAGCGAACAGCGCCATATGGACATGGTGAAAATACTGCTCGACAGGTATGAGCTCGCCGATCCGGTAACCGATTCCTCGGTGGGCGTGTTCACCGACCCGCAGCTCCAGGAGCTCTACGATGCGCTGGTGGCTAGGGGCAAGGTCTCCCTGGTGGAGGCCCTCCAGGTCGGTGCCACCATCGAGGATCTTGATATCAAGGATCTGCAGGATTTGCTGGCCCGGACAGACAACCAGGATATCAGAACCGTTTATCAGAACCTCTGCAAGGGGTCGCGCAATCACCTGCGCGCTTTTATCTCTCAGCTCTCGTTGAACAACAGTTCGTATGAAGCCCAATATCTGACCCCGGAAGAAGTGGAGGCCATCAGTACCTCGCCCATGGAGCGGGGCATGGTCAACGCTGACGGTGTTCAGGTCTTCGGACCTGGAGCGGGTCGGGGTATGGGTCGGATAATGCAGCAGAATATAACGAAATAA
- a CDS encoding DUF1104 domain-containing protein: MVDNIRKSILVGLGIIMLSGPAWAVTDYSSMSTDELAGLQGTMRQTTVEERNAFRDEWRSRLQQMSPEERQQYTSGTRGRNRAGMGAENMGSGYGTGDGSGRQRGRQRGGGRW, from the coding sequence ATGGTAGACAATATCAGGAAATCAATACTGGTTGGGCTGGGGATTATCATGTTGAGTGGTCCTGCCTGGGCAGTGACCGATTACAGCAGCATGTCAACCGATGAACTGGCCGGCCTGCAAGGCACCATGCGCCAGACCACGGTGGAGGAGCGTAACGCCTTCCGGGACGAGTGGCGCAGCCGCCTGCAGCAGATGAGTCCCGAGGAACGGCAGCAGTATACCTCCGGAACCCGGGGACGGAACCGGGCCGGTATGGGGGCTGAAAACATGGGAAGCGGATATGGGACCGGGGATGGTTCCGGCCGCCAGCGTGGCCGGCAACGGGGCGGCGGACGCTGGTAA
- a CDS encoding glycine zipper domain-containing protein: MKNAKISASILIMLLLTSCTNMQVEDGKHGQVGSITGAIGGALVGQAIGRSTEATLIGAAVGTMLGYMIGNEMDKYDRARLNRALEYTPSGEPAAWTNPDTGNSYEVIPKPAWKDPEEEKVCREAEIIATIDGRTERTYTTACRDASGRWVLQN, from the coding sequence ATGAAAAACGCGAAAATTTCGGCTTCAATACTGATTATGCTGTTGCTTACCTCCTGTACCAACATGCAGGTGGAAGACGGCAAGCATGGTCAGGTGGGCTCCATAACCGGGGCCATCGGCGGGGCCCTTGTCGGCCAGGCCATTGGCCGCAGTACCGAGGCAACTCTGATCGGCGCGGCCGTGGGAACCATGCTTGGCTACATGATCGGCAATGAAATGGATAAGTATGACCGGGCCCGGCTCAACCGGGCCTTGGAATACACGCCCTCGGGAGAGCCGGCTGCCTGGACCAATCCGGATACCGGGAACAGCTACGAGGTGATCCCCAAACCGGCCTGGAAGGATCCGGAAGAGGAAAAGGTCTGCCGGGAGGCGGAAATCATCGCCACCATCGACGGTCGGACCGAACGGACCTACACCACGGCCTGCCGTGATGCTTCGGGACGCTGGGTACTGCAGAACTGA
- a CDS encoding TorD/DmsD family molecular chaperone — MRNSNSGIAGLYGLLANIFATEVSPELLAQLRSADFRELFTELKIDLGEDFYSGDAAEIVDQLAVEFAGLFLGPGHFISPHESVHHVRDDGDYGTLWGADTVAVKKFIEATGLSYKPEFGGMPDHIAVELEFIQKLEERYAQAVDDGEMELADNLMKIKKRFFTEHLLAWAPEFLTKVAERATLPFYREMAVLLQLLLEQENRIITESTEECAPV, encoded by the coding sequence GTGCGGAACTCTAACAGTGGAATTGCCGGACTATATGGTCTGCTGGCAAATATCTTTGCCACCGAGGTCAGTCCTGAACTGCTGGCTCAACTGCGCAGTGCAGACTTTCGCGAACTTTTCACAGAGCTGAAAATAGATCTTGGCGAGGATTTTTACAGCGGCGATGCCGCAGAAATAGTGGACCAGCTTGCGGTGGAATTTGCCGGGCTGTTCCTGGGTCCCGGTCATTTCATATCTCCCCATGAATCCGTGCATCATGTCCGGGATGACGGTGATTACGGCACCCTCTGGGGAGCGGATACAGTGGCGGTCAAGAAATTCATCGAGGCCACCGGGCTCAGTTATAAGCCGGAGTTTGGCGGCATGCCTGATCACATCGCTGTCGAGCTTGAATTTATCCAGAAACTCGAGGAGCGATATGCCCAGGCCGTCGATGATGGCGAAATGGAACTTGCCGACAACCTGATGAAGATAAAAAAAAGGTTTTTCACGGAACACCTCCTGGCGTGGGCCCCTGAATTTCTAACAAAAGTGGCAGAGAGGGCAACACTTCCCTTTTACCGGGAAATGGCTGTATTGCTCCAACTCCTGCTTGAGCAGGAAAACAGAATCATTACCGAATCAACAGAAGAATGCGCCCCAGTATGA